In Risungbinella massiliensis, the genomic stretch ATTTTTTCGATATGGTCGTATTCGTCATCTACTTTTTCATGGATTGTAGCGGAGGCTGTTAGATTATTCGGAATGTAGAGCATGACATCGGAGTCTTCATTGGCTAGTGCTACTTTGTGAAGTTCTAGTTGACTAAAACCATTCACAATTTTACTTTTCAAAAAGTTCTCGTGGTGATGGGGATTTGGCTCAAATGCGTGAACTTTCCCTTTGGGACCTACTAGATAAGAAGCTAAGAGAGAGAAATAGCCGCAATGTGCTCCAATATCTAAAAAGGTCATTTCTGGCTTAATCATGGTAAGAAGAAGTCTCGAAATCCAATCTTCCCAATAGCCATCTAAAATCAAATGCGGAGAAACACTGAGGTCTCTTGTGTCCACAAAAATTTTAGGTCCGTAGAGCAATTGGGTGATGACAGTATGATTGCCAATGTATACAAATTTCCGATCCATCCCATTTCACCTCTTTACTTTCGCTATTGACCGTCTGGACCATGTCTTCTATGAAAACATGGTCCAGGGGGTGATTTAATGCGCTATTGTTGGAAATAGGAGCGAACCAACTCATCCATTCGCCGATACATCCGTTGACCAATTCGCTGCCTAGAAAAAGCAGGGAAAAGAGTCCTTCTTGCATCTATCCCTTTTTTCTTTGCTTCTTTTGGATGATCGAAAACATATCTCATTAGCTGCTTCAGATGGTCCACACTTGGATTTGCCCATCTGTGCCCATGAAAATGAGCTGGCATCTGTTCAGGATCTACTGGAACTAGGTTTTCTACATCTAAGAGATAACTATTTTGATCGTTCATAAATGCCATCTGCCCACTCCACTTCGTTCCGATCGTCGGGAGTTGCATTGCCATCGCTTCCATGTAAGGACGTCCCCAACCTTCTCCTCTAGAGGGAAGAACAAAGCAATCTACCGAAGCGTAGAGGCGAATTAATTCTTCTTCTGTTAAGTTCTCCTGAATAATTTGAACATGTGGAACTTGGGCGAGACCCATTTGTCTCGATAACTCTTTAATCTCCCGATAAGGATTAATTCCCGGTTCATTAATTTTCGTTATTTTTAAAATGAGAGATACCTCATTTTTATAATGGAACTCTTCAAAATATGCTTTTAACAGAACGTCCCAACCCTTACGAACACTCCAATCGAAAACCGATAGAAACTTAAAAGAATGTTGATTTGGCATAGCGATTGATTGTACTTTTTCTGGGTCATATACCCTTTCATCCAAAGTGCCAGGCATCAGATAGATACGTTTCGGATCAATTCCAGCATTGGCGAAAGTCTCTCGATTAAATTCGGAAGGAACCCAAACTTCTGTCATCTCATTTAAATTTTTCACCCATTCCGGTGGTAACGAGTCTGTCTCAAACATCGTTCTTCCAATGGAGATTGGAGCAACCGGATAGGAAATCAGGTTTGCGGGAGCTGCTTGATAATGGATAAGTGGTTGATTTATTGATTGATTCTGGAGTGAAGTTAAGTATGTTTGTAATTCACTTGGATACTCATAGGAGTCAGAACCGTAAATTGGTTGGAGCTTAATCCGGACAGGAAAAGGTCGAATCCCCTCCAAAAAATACTTTTGCTCTTCTGCGTATCCA encodes the following:
- a CDS encoding FkbM family methyltransferase, giving the protein MDRKFVYIGNHTVITQLLYGPKIFVDTRDLSVSPHLILDGYWEDWISRLLLTMIKPEMTFLDIGAHCGYFSLLASYLVGPKGKVHAFEPNPHHHENFLKSKIVNGFSQLELHKVALANEDSDVMLYIPNNLTASATIHEKVDDEYDHIEKIQVRGVNLDSYLPDLTADIIKIDIEGAEPLIMDSLFSVIRRSPDVKIIMEFNRYSWESDGHNSEEILNRFVNEGFSISVIQYDASLKQTSVKKLLQMTTQFTHFDLFLSRI